A part of Gemmatimonas groenlandica genomic DNA contains:
- a CDS encoding DUF1028 domain-containing protein: MLTSLLRRVVGYAVALVALSVTVPRVAHATWSVIAVDAATGRVVIASATCVNNNDAFLMGIQAVVVPGKGVAACQAGVDGTHANQMLVYRELQKGTDPTRIIEMLSEDPAFQSRQFGILDLTGRSAGHSGLTNGYVSQDIQGRVPGTQIYYSIQGNILRPGEVIPNAVKAFLHTKGALTDRVMAALETADQYGGDSRCVCPPLPTDGSAPASPCEGRTSYIAYILMANANDASGDSHSNGTYAMYLTVVQPEQGGPNAIKAGENLNPVKTLRARYDVWRKRMPKSFS; this comes from the coding sequence ATGCTGACATCTCTTCTGCGCCGCGTGGTTGGCTACGCGGTCGCCCTCGTTGCGCTCTCGGTGACCGTCCCCCGAGTCGCCCATGCCACCTGGTCGGTGATCGCCGTCGACGCGGCGACCGGTCGTGTCGTCATCGCCTCGGCGACCTGCGTCAACAACAACGACGCCTTCCTCATGGGCATTCAGGCGGTGGTCGTTCCCGGCAAGGGTGTCGCCGCCTGTCAGGCCGGCGTGGACGGGACGCACGCCAATCAGATGCTGGTGTATCGTGAACTCCAGAAGGGCACCGACCCGACGCGTATCATCGAGATGCTCTCCGAAGATCCCGCCTTTCAATCACGACAGTTCGGTATCCTCGATCTCACCGGGCGCAGCGCCGGACACTCGGGGCTCACCAACGGCTACGTGAGCCAAGACATTCAGGGCCGCGTGCCGGGGACGCAGATCTACTACTCGATTCAGGGCAACATCCTGCGTCCGGGTGAAGTGATCCCGAACGCGGTGAAGGCTTTTCTGCACACCAAGGGCGCGCTCACCGATCGCGTGATGGCGGCACTCGAAACGGCCGATCAGTACGGCGGTGACAGCCGATGTGTCTGTCCGCCCCTGCCGACCGATGGCTCGGCCCCGGCGAGTCCGTGTGAAGGACGCACATCGTACATCGCGTACATCCTGATGGCCAACGCGAACGACGCCAGCGGCGACTCGCACAGCAACGGGACCTACGCGATGTATCTCACGGTGGTGCAGCCGGAGCAGGGTGGACCGAACGCGATCAAGGCCGGCGAGAATTTGAATCCGGTAAAGACGCTGCGAGCACGGTACGACGTGTGGCGGAAGCGCATGCCGAAGTCGTTCTCATGA